One Silene latifolia isolate original U9 population chromosome 4, ASM4854445v1, whole genome shotgun sequence DNA segment encodes these proteins:
- the LOC141651428 gene encoding uncharacterized protein LOC141651428, giving the protein MEYLSRVLAYTTENLPFKFHPLCDKMKLSHLMFADDLLLFCKGDIASIMVLLRSFATFSAASGLNMKSTKTDAYFNGISKAVKDDILQISGFREGHMPFKYLGVPITCGRMTKADCNLLVEKLICRIRSFGSKKLSYTGRLVLVNSVLTTLYNYWVNIFLIPKGVINRINSICRNYLWDGSVDYIMVPMVSWKKVCSPKEEGGLGIKDSQSWNIAAIGKLVWWIYYSLDRLWVKWVNQIYLKGADWQEYQPSGNMSWGWKSICRVKDRLASGYQNGQWVLDSKGYTICSGYELVRQRFQAVQWHQYVWNGWCVPRHQFIGWLIAREQLQLKVKLFELGIAADDECLICGSAPETHIHLFQECAYGRMIFSEINKLCSMSVPTSQHMQWAGDGHGSRLKKGVLLCIVMATYYHIWMQRNKARVEGCVLRPEVISNLIKREVTSRILARLHPVTDRRDLDWLKSVNLYL; this is encoded by the coding sequence ATGGAGTACCTGAGTAGAGTGTTGGCATATACTACTGAAAACTTACCATTTAAGTTCCACCCCCTTTGTGATAAGATGAAGCTCTCTCACCTAATGTTTGCAGACGATCTTCTTTTATTTTGCAAGGGCGATATTGCTTCCATTATGGTCTTACTAAGGTCATTTGCCACATTTTCTGCTGCATCCGGCCTGAACATGAAATCTACTAAGACTGATGCTTATTTTAATGGGATATCCAAGGCTGTGAAAGATGATATTTTGCAGATCTCAGGTTTCCGTGAGGGACACATGCCTTTTAAGTACTTAGGAGTTCCTATTACTTGTGGTAGAATGACAAAGGCTGATTGTAATTTACTAGTGGAGAAGCTGATTTGCAGGATTCGAAGTTTTGGCTCTAAAAAGCTCTCTTACACTGGTAGACTGGTCTTGGTGAACtctgtgcttactactctttatAATTATTGGGTGAATATCTTCCTAATCCCAAAAGGTGTGATTAATAGAATCAATTCTATTTGTAGAAATTACTTATGGGATGGGAGTGTGGACTATATTATGGTTCCTATGGTGAGTTGGAAGAAGGTTTGCTCACCAAAGGAGGAAGGAGGATTGGGCATCAAGGATAGTCAGTCCTGGAATATAGCTGCCATAGGGAAACTTGTGTGGTGGATTTACTATAGTCTAGATAGACTGTGGGTAAAGTGGGTCAATCAGATTTACCTGAAAGGAGCTGACTGGCAGGAGTATCAACCCAGTGGGAATATGAGCTGGGGTTGGAAGTCCATTTGTAGGGTTAAAGATAGGTTAGCTTCTGGTTATCAAAATGGTCAGTGGGTTCTTGATAGCAAAGGGTATACTATTTGTAGTGGGTACGAGCTGGTAAGACAAAGATTTCAAGCTGTGCAATGGCATCAATATGTTTGGAATGGATGGTGTGTGCCTAGGCACCAATTTATTGGCTGGCTCATTGCTAGAGAACAATTGCAGCTAAAGGTGAAGTTATTTGAGCTAGGTATTGCTGCTGATGATGAGTGCCTGATCTGTGGTAGTGCTCCTGAAACTCATATCCATCTGTTTCAGGAGTGTGCTTATGGCAGGATGATTTTTTCTGAGATTAACAAGTTGTGTAGCATGTCTGTTCCCACATCTCAGCATATGCAGTGGGCTGGTGATGGACATGGTTCACGCCTGAAGAAGGGTGTTCTTTTGTGTATAGTTATGGCTACATACTATCACATATGGAtgcaaagaaacaaagcaagggtGGAGGGATGTGTACTTAGACCGGAGGTTATCAGCAACCTGATCAAACGTGAAGTTACATCCAGGATTTTAGCACGGCTTCATCCAGTGACTGATAGGAGAGATTTAGATTGGTTGAAGAGTGTAAATTTATATTTGTAA
- the LOC141651427 gene encoding uncharacterized protein LOC141651427, which produces MDGFEVIVGIDWLGKNDANIDCRQKRVSLKGTKGVKVSYMGFVVKPKLKLIAVMTLKSCLRKKFPLILCHVRDMRVEEPSACDIPVVGEFGDVFPDEISGLPLKRDIDFSVQLKPGTGPISRAPYRKVPKELEEMKKQLDELLDKGYM; this is translated from the coding sequence atggatgggtttgaggttatCGTTGGGATAGACTGGCTGGGCAAGAATGATGCTAATATAGACTGTCGACAAAAGAGGGTGTCTTTAAAGGGGACTAAGGGAGTCAAGGTATCATACATGGGGTTCGTAGTAAAGCCTAAGTTGAAGTTGATCGCggtaatgactttaaagtcatgtttgaggaagaagtttCCTTTAATCCTTTGCCATGTGAGGGATATGCGTGTGGAGGAGCCATCAGCATGTGACATACCAGTGGTTGGGGAGTTTGgtgatgtttttccagatgagatatcGGGGTTACCTCTTAAGAGGGACATCGACTTCAGTGTTCAGctcaaaccggggacggggcctaTATCTAGAGCACCGTACCGGAAGGTACCTaaagagttggaggagatgaagaagcagctagatgagttgCTAGACAAGGGGTACATGTAA